The region tttgaaaaatgtacttcgaatatttagagtttcggatcgcttaagaagactttcaagagcgatccgattcttatagcgaataatcgatacagattctgtttataaaaattaatagctccggaacggagacgccgatccgggagtgagatgtctcgatggatgcagggcagagggccctacaaatgcgccaaagagcaaaacaagataagattacaaatgaacgaattaaaaataaaaaacagaaaaatataatgaaaaaaggtgaaaaatttttcggttttcgaccgataactctcgaacggataggccgatccgggagattgaaatgtcaacgggtgcagagcagagggccccacaatcgcgccgaacacggaaaaaagatcgaaacaataataaaaaaagatataaacgaaaaacttaaaaatagcttaaaaacagacaaaaacgggagatataggtaagtaaaaggtggaataataattttaatagtgagaactgaatgaggtatttttttcagatttttacgacaagaaatggagaaaaaattttgaaaaatgtacttcgaatatttagagtttcggatcgcttaagaagactttcaagagcgatccgattcttatagcgaataatcgatacagattctgtttataaaaattaatagctccggaacggagacgccgatccgggagtgagatgtctcgatggatgcagggcagagggccctacaaatgcgccaaagagcaaaacaagataagattacaaatgaacgaattaaaaataaaaaacagaaaaatataatgaaaaaaggtgaaaattttttcggttttcgaccgataactctcgaacggataggccgatccgggagattgaaatgtcaacggatgcagagcagagggccccacaatcgcgccgaacacggaaaaaagatcgaaacaataataaaaaaagatataaacgaaaaacttaaaaatagcttaaaaacagacaaaaacgggagatataggtaagtaaaaggtggaataataattttaatagtgagaactgaatgaggtatttttttcagatttttacgacaagaaatggagaaaaaattttgaaaaatgtacttcgaatatttagagtttcggatcgcttaagaagactttcaagagcgatccgattcttatagcgaataatcgatacagattctgtttataaaaattaatagctccggaacggagacgccgatccgggagtgagatgtctcgatggatgcagggcagagggccctacaaaagcgccaaagagcaaaacaagataagattacaaatgaacgaattaaaaataaaaaacagaaaaatataatgaaaaaaggtgaaaaatttttcggttttcgaccgataactctcgaacggataggccgatccgggagattgaaatgtcaacggatgcagagcagagggccccacaatcgcgccgaacacggaaaaaagatcgaaacaataataaaaaaagatataaacgaaaaacttaaaaatagcttaaaaacagacaaaaacgggagatataggtaagtaaaaggtggaataataattttaatagtgagaactgaatgaggtatttttttcagatttttacgacaagaaatggagaaaaaattttgaaaaatgtacttcgaatatttagagtttcggatcgcttaagaagactttcaagagcgatccgattcttatagcgaataatcgatacagattctgtttataaaaattaatagctccggaacggagacgccgatccgggagtgagatgtctcgatggatgcagggcagagggccctacaaatgcgccaaagagcaaaacaagataagattacaaatgaacgaattaaaaataaaaaacagaaaaatataatgaaaaaaggtgaaaaatttttcggttttcgaccgataactctcgaacggataggccgatccgggagattgaaatgtcaacggatgcagagcagagggccccacaatcgcgccgaacacggaaaaaagatcgaaacaataataaaaaaagatataaacgaaaaacttaaaaatagcttaaaaacagacaaaaacgggagatataggtaagtaaaaggtggaataataattttaatagtgagaactgaatgaggtatttttttcagatttttacgacaagaaatggagaaaaaattttgaaaaatgtacttcgaatatttagagtttcggatcgcttaagaagactttcaagagcgatccgattcttatagcgaataatcgatacagattctgtttataaaaattaatagctccggaacggagacgccgatccgggagtgagatgtctcgatggatgcagggcagagggccctacaaatgcgccaaagagcaaaacaagataagattacaaatgaacgaattaaaaataaaaaacagaaaaatataatgaaaaaaggtgaaaaatttttcggttttcgaccgataactctcgaacggataggccgatccgggagattgaaatgtcaacggatgcagagcagagggccccacaatcgcgccgaacacggaaaaaagatcgaaacaataataaaaaaagatataaacgaaaaacttaaaaatagcttaaatacagacaaaaacgggagatataggtaagtaaaaggtggaataataattttaatagtgagaactgaatgaggtatttttttcagatttttacgacaagaaatggagaaaaaattttgaaaaatgtacttcgaatatttagagtttcggatcgcttaagaagactttcaagagcgatccgattcttatagcgaataatcgatacagattctgtttataaaaattaatagctccggaacggagacgccgatccgggagtgagatgtctcgatggatgcagggcagagggccctacaaatgcgccaaagagcaaaacaagataagattacaaatgaacgaattaaaaataaaaaacagaaaaatataatgaaaaaaggtgaaaaaattttcggttttcgaccgataactctcgaacggataggccgatccgggagattgaaatgtcaacgggtgcagagcagagggccccacaatcgcgccgaacacggaaaaaagatcgaaacaataataaaaaaagatataaacgaaaaacttaaaaatagcttaaaaacagacaaaaacgggagatataggtaagtaaaaggtggaataataattttaatagtgagaactgaatgaggtatttttttcagatttttacgacaagaaatggagaaaaaattttgaaaaatgtacttccaacctaacctaacctaacctaaccatatcgatacatgtaacaatggcggccagtcctgatcctacattgctgcaatggttggtaactacaaacgacgttaaacaattatgggcagctcaaccgacttttttgatctcacaggcggtctacacccttgcgggtgttataactttgatacacgcattcagcaagggtgggcggtggccttatttttggctcgggaccgtactgcatggaatttatgcggacaatttctggcattttgttcttccccaatatgacaacttctggcattcgcaggcgcctatcgtgttcctcggtgctcgtctgcccttacacatcattctgttatatccagcattcatttatcatgccgcatatgcagtgcataaactgaatttaccaaggtatgcgcaaccgtttgccgtgggcttgataacagtgttaattgatattccatatgatatagtagctgttaaattcgtacattggacatggcacgacacggacccgaatatcttcgatcgtcactattgggtgccttggaattcctattatttccattgcacatttgcatctagtttctacttcttcttcgactcgagtagaaggtggctggcgcctcgagtggcgcaatggtcatccgctacaaaaggagtcgaatggaagtctttgttgatagcgacactattgggcatgcctggtggtgttctattgtttattcctatttatcattcacttcatgacgtgtacaaaatacactctgaagttactttctctctattattctctatttatttcgtcatcgtcgtgttaggccttcttagtgaccgtgagaagaataaagacaagctaacgaagatcgattatgtattgatattacaaCTTGCCGTtcactatgtaatttattgggtgtttgtggtgtttTTCAACCCTGAGAAGGAATGGTCTACAGGCTTACACGAGCCGGTCGGCCCTTGTAATGAAGTGGCTTTGTTAACGTCACCCTTTGGACAGTCTTTGTACAAGTTTtgtgtgttgtatattttttttttacttatttctttccTACTATTGTAGAGGGGTCGAGACGCGACCACACCCGCTTGGTTGCAGGCGCATCTAAGCGGgattcatttattcgtttgtctcCTCATTTACGGGGGAGCAAACCTTTTCTGCGGGTCCGCTGAGTCGGGTTGGCCGAACAGCGGACGGAGGCATGATTCAGTGCCGCCGTCGGTGGGCTTGGCTTAACCGCCCGGCCCCAGAGGAAGGACACCTCTAAGATAAAAAACCACccaatcccaagtggcctcgcagcgcgatgggatgcatggccgaagggtatttcggtcccgaaTTCGTttcgatatatgtttttattagctaATAAGTATGCACAATGCTGTATATGAGGAATCGGATATCTGTCCGGcttagtaataaagtttaaacgcCGATAGTCTCCGCACGGTCGTAATTCTCCATTTTTCTTGACTACTACATGAAGTGGAGAAGACTAGTTACTCTTGCTTGGTGTAGACCAAGTCTTGCATCCTTTGGAATTCAGCCTTTACCTTTTCAAATTTATCCGGTGGTAAAGGACGCGGGCGCGCGAACACAGGCGGCCCGTTTGTTTCTATGTAATGGACTACAGAGTGGCGTGGAGTATCTTTGAAACACATTGGCTTAGTAATATCGGGATATAATGCTAATAAGTCATATAATGTGCGCGTGCGCTGTTGGACGTATAAGAAGAGAATATGGTTTAATCGCATAAATAGTgtttttattgtgttgtttttcttgtaatgttgttaatacaataataccaCACGTACAGTTTTGTTTGAACTGCAATTTAACAAGCATTCCTATATAAGAGAAGATTTTACAGTTTTAGTGGTGATCGTATTTAGTTACGAGTAATACGCAGTGCCCTTGCAGTGACCTTAAGAGTGACCATTTAAGAACAAAAGAACTTAATGAGCTGCCCGGCTTTAAGCTTCgccttaattattataaatagccaAGTTTCGAAGCGATAGCTTAAAGAACGTTTGGTCCAGCGTAGAGCGTGCTTGCTTTTTGAGTTCCTCACTTACCGCGACGACTCCGAGTTCAAACCCCACTAGAACCGatatacgtttttaaaaattataataatttctaagtCGCATTATTTGTAAGACAAATTACAATGAAGTTTGCCTGCTGCAATTTGACGACAGGTGTCGCTAGTGACTGCTTGTTGTGTACAAAGTGTGGTCATAATTATCACTTTAGATGCTTACACCCAACCGAAAAACGTAAAGAATTATctcaagaattaaaaaaacactggATTTGTCCGGAATGCACAATAAATCAACCCAGAACTGCGAGAAACGACAGTACACCAGTGCGAGTACAGACCAGTGAAAGTAATGTAAACCCGCGTAGAGGTGCTGCTTCCGGTATATATGAAGATTTTGTTTTGGATACTGCTGATAAAACATCTTTTATTGAATTGATTAGATCCATAATTTCAACAGAATTGGCCAGTTTAAAAGGTGATTTTAAAACTTCTATGTATCCCATTCAAGAAgagttaaaaacatttaaaaaagaatttcaaataataaaagaaagtttggattttataaattcaaaatttgatgaaattaataaacgaaTTGAATACTGCGAAGGAGAAGTGAATGTTTTATCTCAAAAATGTATGGAAATCGGTAAGCTGTGCAGTTCTGTAGAAGaaattgaatttcataataataagcgAGAACAGTGGGCCCGAAAATCTAATGTTGAAGTTTATGGAATTCCAGAAAGAAAAAATGAAAACCTGATCTcgtttttacaaacaatttttgataaaacaaacttacgatttaatataaatacggaTATAGACTTCATCACCAGAGTCGCTTCTAAAAAAACCGATGGGAAGAAATCTAAACCAATTATTGTGCGTTTCATATGTAGATGGAAAAAAGATGAATTTTTGTCCGCGGTTAggaaactaaaactaaaatgttgtGATATAGGCTTCAATGGTAACAataactcaatattttttaatgaccaCCTCACTAGTCTAAATAAAGCCTTATTGCAATCTGTGAAGAAAGcggcaaaagaaaaaaattatgagtTCGTGTGGGTCAAAAACTGCAGTATCATGGCCCGGCGTTCTAACACAAGTCCGGTTTTGCATTTCATGAAGTctagtgatttaaaaaaaattgtataagtaGCTTTGTTTGTCtttctcaaatattttatattgttttatatatgttaataattctgtTATTGGAATCAAGTATTTTGAGCACAACTATGGgacgtcaaattattttatgttactatTTTGGACACGATTTTGgacataaaaaattattgatattaatatttaatacatacctAAATACGCTCTCTCCtgcgaatatatttataaaaactagtaACACGATAATTATTCTTTGTGTTTAcagtgattaaaaattattcaattttatatcaaaatgtacGCGGCTTACGTACTAAGACTAATTCCTTTTtc is a window of Vanessa atalanta chromosome W unlocalized genomic scaffold, ilVanAtal1.2 SUPER_W_unloc_1, whole genome shotgun sequence DNA encoding:
- the LOC125076338 gene encoding uncharacterized protein LOC125076338, translating into MAASPDPTLLQWLVTTNDVKQLWAAQPTFLISQAVYTLAGVITLIHAFSKGGRWPYFWLGTVLHGIYADNFWHFVLPQYDNFWHSQAPIVFLGARLPLHIILLYPAFIYHAAYAVHKLNLPRYAQPFAVGLITVLIDIPYDIVAVKFVHWTWHDTDPNIFDRHYWVPWNSYYFHCTFASSFYFFFDSSRRWLAPRVAQWSSATKGVEWKSLLIATLLGMPGGVLLFIPIYHSLHDVYKIHSEVTFSLLFSIYFVIVVLGLLSDREKNKDKLTKIDYVLILQLAVHYVIYWVFVVFFNPEKEWSTGLHEPVGPCNEVALLTSPFGQSLRI